In Mixophyes fleayi isolate aMixFle1 chromosome 4, aMixFle1.hap1, whole genome shotgun sequence, the following proteins share a genomic window:
- the A4GALT gene encoding lactosylceramide 4-alpha-galactosyltransferase, giving the protein MTSFKCLAPWSTMTIKSRSISVASFSSLFLFFTVYLKTSSLSEEEAPLHVLPREVSCPNSIPTVRNGSHTTKLGGGIFFMETSDRTSPNFQAMCAVESAARANPQAKVTIMMKGLMAQNQSLPKNFGISFLRCFSNVEFLPLDFKKLFTDTPLSVWYSGVESNGQFVDYATLSDACRLAVLWKTGGIYLDTDFIILKNLENISNAMSIQSFYTINGAFLTFHPQHKFIELCMKDFVARYNYWFYGHQGPQLLTRVFKRWCSIRRLRDKTSCRGVNVLPQESFYPVEWQNWKKYFQVIDPTEMKTLLKNSYGVHLWNKKSKGHRLEVGTFLEELQSKFCPTTNSLMKLYL; this is encoded by the coding sequence ATGACATCATTCAAGTGTTTGGCCCCTTGGTCAACAATGACTATCAAGTCGAGGTCCATCTCCGTAGCTTcctttagttcactttttttatttttcactgtgtATTTAAAAACCTCCTCCCTGTCTGAGGAAGAGGCTCCCTTGCACGTTTTGCCTAGAGAGGTGAGCTGTCCTAACTCCATTCCCACTGTAAGAAATGGCTCTCACACGACCAAACTTGGTGGTGGAATCTTCTTCATGGAGACCTCAGACAGGACTAGTCCAAACTTCCAAGCTATGTGCGCAGTAGAATCGGCAGCTCGGGCCAACCCACAGGCAAAGGTAACCATTATGATGAAAGGACTAATGGCACAAAATCAGTCTCTGCCCAAAAACTTTGGCATTTCCTTCCTCCGTTGCTTCTCGAATGTAGAATTTTTGCCGCTGGACTTCAAGAAACTTTTTACCGATACACCACTTAGTGTTTGGTATTCTGGAGTAGAAAGTAATGGGCAATTTGTAGACTATGCAACACTTTCTGATGCCTGCCGGTTGGCCGTCCTTTGGAAGACAGGTGGCATCTACTTAGACACGGATTTCATCATCCTTAAGAATTTAGAAAATATTTCTAACGCAATGTCCATACAATCCTTCTACACAATCAACGGAGCCTTTCTCACCTTCCACCCACAGCACAAATTCATCGAGCTCTGCATGAAAGACTTTGTTGCCAGGTACAATTACTGGTTTTATGGTCATCAAGGACCTCAGCTGCTGACGCGAGTGTTTAAGAGGTGGTGTTCCATCCGTAGACTGAGGGACAAGACGAGCTGCAGAGGGGTGAATGTGCTTCCTCAGGAATCCTTCTATCCAGTGGAATGGCAGAACTGGAAAAAGTATTTTCAGGTTATTGACCCAACAGAGATGAAGACTCTCCTGAAGAACAGCTATGGGGTGCACCTCTGGAATAAGAAAAGTAAAGGGCACCGGCTAGAGGTGGGGACATTTCTGGAAGAGCTTCAGTCCAAGTTCTGTCCTACAACTAATAGTTTAATGAAGCTGTATCTCTAA